Proteins found in one Patescibacteria group bacterium genomic segment:
- a CDS encoding glycosyltransferase family 2 protein, translated as MKVSIIILSWNTKKLLRDCLKSVLAQKPLSLEVIVIDNASSDGSPEMVEKEFKQVKLIRNKENLGFAKANNQGIKIAKGDLIMLLNSDTIVQKGTIKELIDSFQKQDRFKAVSPLLILPNKKPQIDYYMKFPNLWQVFLYHNPVLRPLVLKIAFLRNRICFFPRKEPFEVDQLPGAALIASKKTWDKVGLLDEDFHFLFEDVDWCYRARKLDCQLLVIPEAKIIHLGGASWKKRLEIESFDFYKQYFSSMLLFVEKNYGSPKKLIFRIALIKNWLFSSLFLFPVAVFSPRVWQKVLDKLKLIKYFLIVK; from the coding sequence ATGAAAGTCTCAATTATTATTCTTTCTTGGAATACCAAAAAACTTCTCAGAGATTGTTTGAAATCGGTTCTTGCTCAAAAACCACTTTCTTTAGAAGTTATCGTGATCGATAATGCCTCAAGTGATGGCTCACCAGAGATGGTGGAAAAAGAATTTAAGCAAGTAAAATTAATCAGGAACAAAGAAAATTTAGGCTTTGCCAAAGCTAATAATCAAGGAATCAAAATTGCCAAAGGAGATTTAATCATGCTCCTTAATTCTGACACGATTGTTCAAAAAGGAACGATCAAAGAATTAATAGATTCTTTTCAGAAACAAGACAGGTTTAAAGCCGTTTCACCTTTATTAATCCTGCCCAATAAAAAACCCCAAATTGATTATTACATGAAGTTTCCTAATCTCTGGCAAGTTTTTCTTTATCATAATCCGGTTTTAAGACCTTTAGTTTTGAAAATAGCCTTTCTCCGCAATCGAATTTGCTTTTTTCCCAGAAAAGAACCTTTTGAAGTCGACCAACTGCCTGGTGCGGCTTTAATCGCTTCCAAAAAAACTTGGGATAAAGTTGGTCTTCTTGATGAAGATTTTCATTTTCTTTTTGAAGACGTTGATTGGTGTTATCGGGCCAGAAAATTAGACTGCCAATTATTAGTTATTCCCGAAGCCAAGATTATTCACCTTGGCGGCGCTAGCTGGAAAAAGAGATTAGAAATAGAAAGTTTTGATTTTTATAAGCAATATTTTTCTTCAATGCTTTTGTTTGTCGAAAAAAATTATGGTTCTCCAAAAAAATTGATTTTTCGAATTGCTCTGATTAAAAACTGGTTGTTTTCAAGTCTGTTTTTATTCCCAGTAGCTGTTTTTAGTCCCCGAGTTTGGCAAAAGGTACTTGACAAACTAAAATTAATCAAGTACTTTTTAATTGTGAAATGA